One stretch of Euphorbia lathyris chromosome 7, ddEupLath1.1, whole genome shotgun sequence DNA includes these proteins:
- the LOC136201421 gene encoding cytochrome b-c1 complex subunit 6-1, mitochondrial-like, whose amino-acid sequence MADDELVDQKKYLEDTCKPKCVKPLIEYEACMKRIEGDEGGNKHCTGQYFDYISCIDRCVAPKLFSELK is encoded by the exons AT GGCGGATGACGAATTGGTCGACCAAAAGAAGTATTTGGAGGACACTTGCAAACCTAAATGTGTCAAGCCTCTAATTGAATATgag GCATGCATGAAGAGAATTGAAGGTGATGAAGGAGGAAATAAACATTGCACGGGGCAGTACTTCGACTACATATCCTGTATCGATAGATGT GTTGCACCAAAGCTATTTTCAGAATTGAAGTAA